A genomic stretch from Erigeron canadensis isolate Cc75 chromosome 9, C_canadensis_v1, whole genome shotgun sequence includes:
- the LOC122583051 gene encoding serine/threonine-protein kinase CTR1 → METPFIKRSNYTLLTQTYQDSDHNNSNNMQRQSSVSSSFGDDQSSYSGDNNSYVHYMSDDVVNNGEYYGCLKSWAKQTEESYQLQLALALRLSLEASCSDDPNLLDHVTDDDQNLKLRVVGESAESLSHRFWANGCLSYGDKVPDGFYFIHGMDPYIWTVCSNPQESGRIPSLESLKAVNSEIESPFEVIIIDQLIDPNLRELQNHILNISRGSDDVEQLAKLVCFQMGGAASGGENELVPLWKECSDGLKERLGSVALPIGSLSVGLCRHRALLFKVLADTINLPCRVAKGCRHCRRDDASSCLVRCGTNKELLVDLVENPGYLYEPDSLINGPSSISIYSPLRFPRSRHINPTVNFESIAKQYFVDCDSLNVVFEDPSTDMNMAIPVNNNEGQPRDPQLVNAYNPQNNLVPTRMIENAPLQHVALDVDVFDIPWNDIVLKEKIGEGSFGTVCRADWNGEDVAVKTLSFEQDFHPEKFNEFWREVAIMRRLQHPNIVLFMGVVTQPPNMSIVTEYLPRGSLFKLLHKPGPKKILDERHRLKMAFDVAKGMNYLHKRNPPIVHRDLKSPNLLVDKNYTVKVADFGLSRLKANTFLSSKSAAGTPQWMAPEVLNDEPSNEKSDVYSFGVILWELVTLQMPWSNLNANQVVLAVGSKQKRLEIPHDVNRQVAALIEACWANDPWKRPSFASIMESLRQLIKPLTPQPNGVDI, encoded by the exons ATGGAAACACCATTCATTAAAAGATCAAACTACACATTATTAACACAAACATACCAAGATTCTGATCATAATAATTCTAATAATATGCAAAGACAGTCAAGTGTAAGCAGTAGTTTTGGTGATGATCAAAGTTCATATTCTGGTGATAATAATAGTTATGTTCATTATATGAGTGATGATGTTGTTAATAATGGTGAATATTATGGGTGTTTGAAAAGCTGGGCTAAACAAACTGAAGAAAGTTATCAGTTACAGTTAGCTTTGGCGTTACGCCTTTCGTTAGAAGCTTCGTGTTCTGATGACCCGAATTTGTTGGATCATGTTACTGATGATGATCAGAATTTGAAGTTGCGGGTCGTTGGGGAGTCTGCCGAATCTTTGTCACATCGattttgg GCAAATGGCTGCTTGTCTTATGGTGACAAGGTTCCTGATGGTTTTTACTTCATTCATGGAATGGATCCATACATATGGACAGTATGCAGTAATCCACAAGAAAGTGGACGAATACCATCACTTGAGTCATTAAAAGCTGTTAATTCTGAGATAGAATCTCCATTTGAAGTCATTATAATCGATCAACTTATTGATCCCAACCTCAGGGAACTGCAGAATCATATTCTTAACATATCCCGTGGTAGTGACGACGTTGAGCAACTTGCGAAGCTTGTTTGCTTCCAGATGGG AGGTGCAGCTTCAGGTGGAGAAAATGAATTAGTTCCACTGTGGAAGGAGTGCAGTGATGGCCTCAAGGAACGGCTAGGATCTGTTGCACTTCCGATTGGTAGTCTCTCCGTTGGCCTTTGCAGACATCGGGCTCTTTTATTTAAA GTCTTAGCTGACACCATTAATCTACCATGTCGAGTTGCAAAGGGTTGTAGACACTGCAGAAGAGATGATGCTTCATCTTGCCTTGTTCGTTGTGGCACCAACAA GGAGCTCCTTGTTGATTTAGTTGAAAACCCAGGTTACCTTTATGAACCGGATTCTCTTATAAATGGTCCATCTTCCATCTCAATATATTCCCCGCTGCGTTTTCCACGATCTAGACATATTAACCCCACAGTAAATTTCGAGTCAATTGCCAAACAGTACTTCGTTGACTGTGACTCGTTGAATGTGGTGTTTGAAGATCCATCCACTG ATATGAATATGGCTATTCCAGTcaacaacaatgaaggtcaacCTAGAGATCCACAGCTTGTGAATGCATATAACCCACAGAATAATCTAGTCCCAACAAGAATGATCGAAAATGCGCCATTACAACATGTTGCTCTTGATGTGGATGTTTTTGACATTCCATGGAATGATATAGTTTTGAAAGAGAAAATCGGGGAAG GTTCTTTTGGTACCGTTTGTCGTGCTGATTGGAATGGAGAA GATGTAGCAGTCAAAACTCTATCGTTTGAACAAGATTTTCATCCTGAGAAATTCAACGAATTCTGGCGGGAG GTTGCAATAATGAGACGCTTGCAGCATCCAAATATTGTTCTCTTTATGGGTGTCGTCACCCAGCCCCCAAATATGTCAATAGTCACTGAATATTTACCAAG AGGTAGTTTATTTAAGCTTTTGCACAAACCTGGTCCAAAAAAGATATTAGATGAGCGGCACCGGCTGAAGATGGCTTTTGATGTG GCAAAAGGAATGAATTATCTTCACAAACGTAATCCTCCCATCGTTCATAGAGATTTGAAATCTCCAAATCTTTTAGTTGACAAAAATTATACCGTGAAG GTCGCTGATTTTGGCTTATCACGGTTAAAAGCAAATACATTTCTTTCATCCAAATCTGCAGCGGGGACT cCCCAGTGGATGGCTCCTGAAGTCCTAAATGATGAGCCATCTAACGAGAAATCGGATGTGTATAGCTTTGGTGTTATTTTATGGGAGCTTGTAACTTTGCAGATGCCTTGGAGTAATCTAAATGCTAATCAG GTTGTGTTAGCAGTAGGTTCTAAGCAAAAAAGACTTGAGATTCCTCATGATGTAAATCGTCAAGTAGCGGCCTTGATAGAAGCTTGCTGGGCAAA TGATCCATGGAAGCGGCCATCCTTTGCCAGTATCATGGAATCTTTAAGACAATTGATAAAACCTCTTACACCACAACCCAATGGTGTGGACATTTAG
- the LOC122581809 gene encoding histone deacetylase HDT1 isoform X2 codes for MEFWGVEVKKGDTVEVKLGEGKVLHLSQACLGEPKGNKPSESVCLHITVEGKKLVLGTLHPERLPQQLFDLVFDKDFVVSHNWKNGPVYFYGYKADQPEDDQDESEDSDSDEEEEDIRLPISNGNKQETKKEENQASIKKKEGKQKVKIVEPEKDSKGQEDSSDSDDSDSDDSMSNGSDSEEDNDDSSGSEEESSDEEEETPQKEQSAKKRPNDSAIKTPSTDKKAKLSTPQKTDGKKAGGHVATPHPSKQAAKTPANKSNQKSPASAADGAHSCKTCNRSFKSDVALQSHNQAKHK; via the exons ATGGAGTTTTGGG GTGTTGAAGTTAAAAAAGGTGACACGGTTGAGGTAAAACTTGGTGAAGGCAAGGTTTTGCATCTTTCACAG GCTTGTCTCGGAGAACCTAAGGGTAACAAACCAAGTGAATCAGTCTGCTTGCACATCACTGTTGAAGGGAAGAAGCTTGTTCTAGGAACACTTCATCCTGAGAGGCTACCTCAGCAACTATTTGACTTGGTGTTTGACAAAGACTTTGTGGTTTCACACAACTGGAAAAATGGACCTGTGTACTTTTATGGATACAAAGCTGATCAGCCtgaagatgatcaaga TGAGTCTGAGGATAGTG ATTCTGATGAGGAAGAAGAGGATATCCGTCTTCCAATTTCAAATG GCAACAAGCAAGAGACCAAGAAAGAAGAAAACCAAGcttcaattaaaaagaaagaaggtAAGCAGAAGGTGAAGATTGTGGAACCTGAGAAGGATAGTAAAGGTCAAGAAGACAGCTCTGACTCTGATGACAGTGATTCTGATGATTCGATGTCCAACGGTTCTGATTCTGAGGAG GATAATGATGATTCCTCAGGCAGTGAAGAAGAAAGCAGTGATGAGGAGGAAGAGACACCACAGAAG GAGCAATCTGCAAAGAAGAGACCTAATGATTCTGCTATCAAAACCCCCTCTACTGACAAGAAGGCAAAGCTGTCTACCCCCCAGAAGACTG ATGGCAAGAAAGCTGGAGGCCATGTAGCCACGCCTCACCCTTCAAAGCAGGCAGCCAAGACTCCAGCAAACAAGTCTAACCAGAAAAGCCCTGCCTCTGCAGCGGATGGTGCACACTCTTGCAAGACTTGCAACAG GAGCTTCAAATCTGATGTTGCACTTCAATCTCACAACCAGGCTAAACACAAGTAA
- the LOC122581809 gene encoding histone deacetylase HDT1 isoform X1: protein MEFWGVEVKKGDTVEVKLGEGKVLHLSQACLGEPKGNKPSESVCLHITVEGKKLVLGTLHPERLPQQLFDLVFDKDFVVSHNWKNGPVYFYGYKADQPEDDQDESEDSDSDEEEEDIRLPISNVGSAGNKQETKKEENQASIKKKEGKQKVKIVEPEKDSKGQEDSSDSDDSDSDDSMSNGSDSEEDNDDSSGSEEESSDEEEETPQKEQSAKKRPNDSAIKTPSTDKKAKLSTPQKTDGKKAGGHVATPHPSKQAAKTPANKSNQKSPASAADGAHSCKTCNRSFKSDVALQSHNQAKHK, encoded by the exons ATGGAGTTTTGGG GTGTTGAAGTTAAAAAAGGTGACACGGTTGAGGTAAAACTTGGTGAAGGCAAGGTTTTGCATCTTTCACAG GCTTGTCTCGGAGAACCTAAGGGTAACAAACCAAGTGAATCAGTCTGCTTGCACATCACTGTTGAAGGGAAGAAGCTTGTTCTAGGAACACTTCATCCTGAGAGGCTACCTCAGCAACTATTTGACTTGGTGTTTGACAAAGACTTTGTGGTTTCACACAACTGGAAAAATGGACCTGTGTACTTTTATGGATACAAAGCTGATCAGCCtgaagatgatcaaga TGAGTCTGAGGATAGTG ATTCTGATGAGGAAGAAGAGGATATCCGTCTTCCAATTTCAAATG TTGGATCTGCAGGCAACAAGCAAGAGACCAAGAAAGAAGAAAACCAAGcttcaattaaaaagaaagaaggtAAGCAGAAGGTGAAGATTGTGGAACCTGAGAAGGATAGTAAAGGTCAAGAAGACAGCTCTGACTCTGATGACAGTGATTCTGATGATTCGATGTCCAACGGTTCTGATTCTGAGGAG GATAATGATGATTCCTCAGGCAGTGAAGAAGAAAGCAGTGATGAGGAGGAAGAGACACCACAGAAG GAGCAATCTGCAAAGAAGAGACCTAATGATTCTGCTATCAAAACCCCCTCTACTGACAAGAAGGCAAAGCTGTCTACCCCCCAGAAGACTG ATGGCAAGAAAGCTGGAGGCCATGTAGCCACGCCTCACCCTTCAAAGCAGGCAGCCAAGACTCCAGCAAACAAGTCTAACCAGAAAAGCCCTGCCTCTGCAGCGGATGGTGCACACTCTTGCAAGACTTGCAACAG GAGCTTCAAATCTGATGTTGCACTTCAATCTCACAACCAGGCTAAACACAAGTAA
- the LOC122582055 gene encoding F-box/kelch-repeat protein At1g57790-like — protein MTGVVTWDDECHYHNDLKISGELWEEVQDLSDTIFVVDIAREISEFYNPAIASELGGYIHIHDKTEKVIYSYHLNDKTIVRSPMPSSVLPSSHISMWECRLEDEGREAKFIVDSKQEKDETVVALITDNVVEASESRLLDIPLDVLEMIMKLCVGVEYMNFRATCTRCHLAAPLIQWRNQKALHNYSFVSPSLMVVDQIRGIITFTDPMMGDRYFMRCPHLSIFDEAICCSRFGWLLFKNSNLCPTFFNPFTNDLLELPCQYYYIYKLWFSAPPTSSECMVVGFSSKKIVILNVALEQTWRVFDLDPKDLILSSVLFPTFHNGDLYTLFSRGQLRVFKDLSEADISETFQS, from the exons ATGACTGGTGTGGTAACATGGGATGATGAATGCCATTACCACAATGACTTGAAAATTAGTGGAGAGTTATGGGAAGAAGTGCAAGACCTTAGTGACACCATATTTGTCGTGGATATTGCCCGTGAGATCTCGGAGTTTTACAACCCTGCAATTGCCTCGGAGTTAGGGGGTTATATTCACATTCATGACAAAACGGAAAAGGTAATATATTCGTATCACCTGAATGATAAAACCATTGTTCGATCTCCCATGCCTTCTTCCGTGCTTCCATCAAGCCACATATCAATGTGGGAGTGCCG GTTAGAAGATGAAGGTAGAGAAGCCAAATTCATAGTGGATTCTAAACAAGAAAAGGATGAGACAGTGGTTGCTTTAATTACAGACAATGTTGTTGAAGCTAGTGAATCTCGCCTGCTTGATATTCCGCTTGATGTCCTGGAGATGATTATGAAGCTTTGTGTTGGCGTGGAATACATGAACTTCCGTGCTACATGCACGCGTTGTCATCTGGCTGCACCTCTGATACAATGGCGCAACCAAAAAGCATTACATAATTATTCCTTTGTTTCGCCTTCGCTGATGGTTGTAGACCAAATTCGAGGCATTATCACTTTCACAGATCCGATGATGGGTGATAGATACTTTATGAGATGTCCACATTTATCGATCTTCGATGAAGCAATATGTTGCTCCAGGTTTGGTTGGTTGCTGTTTAAGAACAGTAATTTATGCCCTACATTTTTTAACCCCTTCACAAATGATCTCCTTGAGCTTCCATGccagtattattatatatataagttatggTTCTCAGCCCCACCTACTTCTTCTGAATGTATGGTTGTTGGATTTTCATCTAAAAAAATTGTCATCCTTAATGTAGCCCTAGAACAAACCTGGCGGGTGTTTGATTTAGACCCAAAAGATCTAATACTAAGTTCAGTTTTGTTTCCAACATTCCACAATGGAGATCTTTATACTTTGTTTTCGAGGGGACAACTTAGGGTGTTCAAAGATTTAAGTGAAGCTGATATCTCAGAAACATTTCAAAGCTGA